From one Plantibacter flavus genomic stretch:
- a CDS encoding bifunctional proline dehydrogenase/L-glutamate gamma-semialdehyde dehydrogenase, protein MTDTLASTQQLDRDALATEAIALVRRWLQTASTIPADASAQQLAGVLKDPTGLEFTVGFVDGVVRPEDLRVAARTLQTIAPKVPAFLPWYLKAAVRCGGAFAPILPGVVIPISRKVLRNMVGHLVVDATDKKLGPAIAKIKTPGTRLNVNLLGEAVLGTGEAARRLEGTHKLLARPDVDYVSIKVSSTVSPHSVWAFDEAVEHVVTSLTPLFERAAKATPAKFINLDMEEYKDLDLTIAVFTKLLDLPQFRDLEAGIVLQAYLPDALSAMIRLQEWSAGRRAAGGAGIKVRIVKGANLPMEQVESSLHDWPLATWSTKQDSDTNYKRVVEYALHPDRIDNVRIGVAGHNLFDIAFAWLLAKQRGVERGVEFEMLLGMAQGQAEAVKRDVGELLLYTPVVHPQEFDVAIAYLIRRLEEGASQDNFMSAVFELSENETLFAREQQRFLASLAELDTTVPAPNRQQDRTKAAEASPVDAFENTPDTDPSLPANRVWGRDILTRVAESRLGNDTVAASILDSVEALDAVIDGATAAGASWGSLSGAERAVILHRAGDVLEQRRADLMEVMASETGKTLDQSDPEVSEAIDFAHYYAERARELDHVDGATFTPAKLTVVTPPWNFPVAIPAGSTLAALAAGSPVIIKPARQARRSGAVMIEALWEAGVPREVLRFAQLADNSLGERLIAHPAVERVILTGGYETAELFRSFRPELPLLAETSGKNAIIVTPSADLDLAVKDVVASAFGHAGQKCSAASLVILVGSVASSRRFRHQLVDAVTSLKVGYPVDPTTQMGPIIEPAKGKLLGGLTTLGTGESWLVEPKQLDDSGKLWSPGVRAGVARGSEYHLTEYFGPILGIMTAETLEEAIAIQNEIDYGLTAGLHSLNPAELRLWLDGIQAGNLYVNRGITGAIVQRQPFGGWKKSAVGAGTKAGGPNYLIGLGSWSSAESTAERTVGRSAERRGPKPAVASLLRAADAVLTADEFAFLRRSVASDAAAWADEFGVAKDVSKLTAERNVFRYVPREVHVRLVDGGSVAELLRVVAAGATAGATVHVSSAVALPPKLVPAVEAIAGGITVESEDRWYVTAASLVGTKAGARVRIIGGTTEGVAHATSGSPDVAIYAGDVTEAGRIELLPFLQEQAVSITAHRFGTPNHLSDDLI, encoded by the coding sequence ATGACCGACACTCTTGCATCGACGCAGCAGCTCGACCGCGACGCCCTCGCCACCGAGGCCATCGCCCTCGTCCGCCGCTGGCTCCAGACGGCCTCGACGATCCCCGCCGACGCCTCCGCGCAGCAGCTCGCCGGTGTGTTGAAGGACCCGACCGGCCTCGAGTTCACGGTCGGCTTCGTCGACGGCGTCGTGCGTCCGGAGGACCTCCGCGTCGCGGCCCGCACCCTGCAGACCATCGCCCCGAAGGTGCCCGCGTTCCTCCCTTGGTACTTGAAGGCAGCCGTCCGCTGCGGCGGTGCGTTCGCCCCGATCCTGCCCGGCGTCGTCATCCCGATCTCCCGCAAGGTGCTCCGCAACATGGTCGGCCACCTCGTCGTCGACGCCACCGATAAGAAGCTCGGCCCCGCGATCGCGAAGATCAAGACGCCCGGCACCCGGCTCAACGTCAACCTGCTCGGCGAGGCCGTCCTCGGCACGGGTGAAGCCGCGCGTCGTCTCGAGGGCACGCACAAGCTGCTCGCGCGCCCCGACGTCGACTACGTGTCGATCAAGGTGTCTTCGACCGTCAGCCCCCACTCGGTCTGGGCGTTCGACGAAGCCGTCGAGCACGTGGTCACGAGCCTGACCCCGCTGTTCGAGCGTGCCGCCAAGGCCACACCTGCGAAGTTCATCAACCTCGACATGGAGGAGTACAAGGACCTCGACCTCACCATCGCGGTCTTCACCAAGCTCCTCGACCTCCCGCAGTTCCGCGACCTCGAGGCCGGGATCGTGCTGCAGGCCTACCTGCCCGACGCGCTCTCCGCGATGATCCGTCTCCAGGAGTGGTCGGCCGGTCGTCGTGCCGCGGGCGGCGCCGGCATCAAGGTGCGCATCGTCAAGGGCGCCAACCTCCCCATGGAGCAGGTCGAGTCGTCCCTCCACGACTGGCCGCTCGCCACCTGGTCCACCAAGCAGGACTCCGACACCAACTACAAGCGCGTCGTCGAGTACGCCCTGCACCCCGACCGCATCGACAACGTGCGCATCGGGGTCGCCGGCCACAACCTCTTCGACATCGCCTTCGCCTGGCTGCTCGCCAAGCAGCGGGGCGTCGAGCGCGGCGTCGAGTTCGAGATGCTGCTCGGCATGGCCCAGGGCCAGGCCGAGGCCGTGAAGCGCGACGTCGGCGAGCTCCTGCTCTACACGCCGGTCGTGCACCCGCAGGAGTTCGACGTCGCCATCGCGTACCTCATCCGCCGCCTGGAGGAGGGCGCGAGCCAGGACAACTTCATGTCCGCCGTGTTCGAGCTGAGTGAGAACGAGACCCTCTTCGCCCGTGAGCAGCAGCGGTTCCTCGCGTCGCTCGCGGAGCTTGACACCACCGTCCCTGCGCCGAACCGGCAGCAGGACCGCACGAAGGCCGCCGAGGCCTCGCCGGTGGACGCGTTCGAGAACACCCCCGACACCGACCCGTCGCTCCCCGCGAACCGCGTCTGGGGACGCGACATCCTCACCCGCGTCGCCGAGTCGCGGCTCGGGAACGACACCGTCGCCGCGTCCATCCTCGACAGCGTCGAAGCCCTCGACGCCGTCATCGACGGGGCGACCGCAGCGGGCGCCTCGTGGGGGTCGCTCTCCGGCGCCGAGCGTGCGGTCATCCTGCACCGCGCCGGCGACGTCCTCGAGCAGCGTCGCGCCGACCTCATGGAGGTCATGGCGTCCGAGACCGGCAAGACCCTCGACCAGTCCGACCCCGAGGTGTCGGAGGCGATCGACTTCGCCCACTACTACGCCGAGCGCGCGCGCGAGCTCGACCACGTGGACGGCGCGACCTTCACCCCCGCGAAGCTCACCGTCGTCACCCCGCCGTGGAACTTCCCCGTCGCCATCCCCGCCGGCTCGACCCTCGCGGCGCTCGCCGCCGGATCGCCCGTCATCATCAAGCCCGCCCGTCAGGCTCGCCGCAGCGGTGCCGTCATGATCGAGGCGCTGTGGGAGGCCGGTGTGCCGCGCGAGGTGCTCCGCTTCGCCCAGCTGGCCGACAACTCGCTCGGTGAGCGCCTGATCGCCCACCCGGCGGTGGAGCGCGTCATCCTCACCGGTGGCTACGAGACGGCAGAGCTGTTCCGCTCCTTCCGCCCCGAGCTGCCACTCCTGGCCGAGACGTCGGGGAAGAACGCGATCATCGTCACCCCGAGCGCCGACCTCGACCTCGCGGTGAAGGACGTCGTCGCGTCGGCCTTCGGTCACGCCGGCCAGAAGTGCTCGGCCGCGTCACTCGTGATCCTCGTCGGTTCGGTCGCCTCCTCGCGCCGCTTCCGTCACCAGCTCGTCGACGCCGTCACGTCGCTGAAGGTCGGCTACCCGGTCGACCCGACCACGCAGATGGGCCCGATCATCGAGCCGGCGAAGGGCAAGCTGCTCGGCGGCCTGACGACGCTCGGCACCGGTGAGTCGTGGCTCGTCGAGCCGAAGCAGCTCGACGACAGCGGCAAGCTGTGGAGCCCAGGCGTCCGTGCGGGCGTCGCGCGCGGCTCCGAGTACCACCTCACCGAGTACTTCGGCCCGATCCTCGGGATCATGACGGCCGAGACCCTCGAGGAGGCCATCGCGATCCAGAACGAGATCGACTACGGCCTCACCGCCGGGCTGCACTCCCTGAACCCGGCCGAGCTGCGCCTGTGGCTCGACGGCATCCAGGCGGGCAACCTGTACGTGAACCGCGGGATCACCGGCGCGATCGTGCAGCGTCAGCCGTTCGGTGGTTGGAAGAAGTCCGCGGTCGGCGCGGGCACGAAGGCCGGTGGCCCGAACTACCTCATCGGCCTCGGCTCGTGGTCGAGCGCCGAGAGCACGGCTGAGCGCACCGTCGGTCGGTCGGCGGAGCGCCGTGGCCCGAAGCCCGCCGTCGCCTCGTTGCTGCGCGCCGCTGACGCGGTGCTCACCGCCGACGAGTTCGCGTTCCTGCGTCGGTCTGTCGCGAGCGACGCTGCCGCGTGGGCGGACGAGTTCGGGGTCGCGAAGGATGTCTCGAAGCTGACCGCCGAGCGCAACGTGTTCCGGTACGTGCCTCGTGAGGTCCACGTGCGTCTCGTGGACGGCGGTTCGGTCGCGGAGCTCCTCCGCGTCGTCGCCGCCGGTGCGACCGCAGGCGCGACCGTGCACGTGTCGTCCGCCGTCGCGCTGCCGCCGAAGCTCGTCCCGGCCGTCGAGGCCATCGCCGGTGGGATCACCGTCGAGAGCGAGGACCGCTGGTACGTGACCGCCGCCTCACTCGTCGGGACGAAGGCCGGCGCGCGCGTCCGGATCATCGGCGGGACGACCGAGGGTGTCGCCCACGCGACCTCCGGCAGCCCCGACGTCGCGATCTACGCGGGCGACGTCACCGAGGCCGGCCGCATCGAGCTGCTGCCGTTCCTCCAGGAGCAGGCGGTCTCGATCACGGCGCATCGCTTCGGCACGCCGAACCACCTCTCGGACGACCTCATCTGA